The sequence below is a genomic window from bacterium.
TATAATGAGACTTTTTGATCACTGGAGCCTCACTACCGAGGAACAGCTCAGCCTGCTTGGGCTTAGTCCTAAAAGCAGAGCTCTACTGACAAAATACCGCAAGGGTCAGGCCGCAATAAATCCCGGGAGAGATACGCTGGATAGAGTGGGATGGCTATTGGCAGCTCACAAGGCTCTAAGGCTTCTCTACCCTGAAAATGAAAACATCCGATACAGCTGGATAAAAAGGAGAAACAAGGTTTTCAACAACATGACTCCGCTGCAAGTTATGATAACAGAGGGAATGATCGGGGTTGCCAAAGTATCCCGGTATCTGGATTTCCAGCGGGGCATGTAGTGAAAAGCCTATACGATTCAAACATAGACTTTGATGAGGATTTTTTCAGAAATATCGTTTCCCGCCGAAAGTCAGAGGATCTATTTGATGATCTCACCGGTGATGATCCCAACCTGCATGATGTCGCTGTCCAAGCTGAAATGAGAGTTAAAAAGGACATTCCAAGGGGGGTTATTTCCCGTGGTTTTCATTATTCTACTGCTATTGAATACCCGTTCTTAACCGAACCCTATGTTGCATCAAGATATAGTGATGGTTCATTTCCAGTTCTTTACGGTTCTGTGGATCTGGAAACTACTATCTATGAAACCGCATATCACATGGCCAAATTTGAATCTCAATCAGAGGGAATTGATGAAATAATCGTCAGGGATCGAGCAGTCTACCTGATGCATGGAAGAGCCGTTCTTATCGACTTGACCAACAAGGGAAGCGATTTCTCGCAGCTGTTGTCCAATGAATACAGCTTCACTCAGCAAATCGGCAAGCGGCTCAGCCAGGAAGGACATCCCGGGGTTATGGCTCCTTCAGCTCGGTGCCAAGGCATCAACGTTGTCTTCTTTAAAATAGAGGTTCTAAGCGATCCGAGAATGCATTGCTATCTAACTTACAGACTTGACCCTCGAAGTTGGACTATTACTGTTGAAAGACAACCGGGAGAAGTGATCAATATAGTTGAGGCTGCCCGCTGGATTCATTGAAATGAACAACCCTTTCGAACCCATAGGTTCTCCACGGAGAACGAGATTGCCGCGCCCGCAAGAAGGCACGGGGCTCGCAATGACAAGCGTGAATGGATCCCGGGATACTTGCGTATCTAAGTATCTAAGTATCTACGTATCTAAGTACCTAAGTGTCTAAGTACTTACCTGGATACTTACATACTGGATACTACAATACCGCCTTCCGCCCACGCTCCCATGCACCCATGCTCCCCTATCCCGACACCCCGTGTCAGAGCCTGTCACGCCAAAGGCGTGATGTCCCCGTGTCACCGAGTCACCGCGTCAAGTTGCTTGTCATTTAGGTACTCTCTTCCTGGCCTCGGTATTGATAAAGGCCACTCTCTCCGCTACCGACATGAACGGGACTGACAGCAGTTCTATCCCGTACTCGGTGTAGACCTTCTCGAGGGCCTCATGGATCACAAGTGAAAGTGCAGGATCCTCTTTTCTGTAATTGGGATCTGCCTCCATTATCTCGTCGGGGATGGGTTCGAGGATGAAGGCAAAGGGCGCATAGTTGGCCGAGGCCACAAGCTGTCTGTTGTAGTTGATGAAGTCATCCTCTTCCTGCCGTGAGTGGAAGACATCCACGTAGGCGAGCTGGTCGATGTGGCTCCTGT
It includes:
- a CDS encoding DUF2384 domain-containing protein gives rise to the protein MKADNLPAEDLDLTNEANRKKIGLIIMRLFDHWSLTTEEQLSLLGLSPKSRALLTKYRKGQAAINPGRDTLDRVGWLLAAHKALRLLYPENENIRYSWIKRRNKVFNNMTPLQVMITEGMIGVAKVSRYLDFQRGM
- a CDS encoding RES family NAD+ phosphorylase, whose protein sequence is MKSLYDSNIDFDEDFFRNIVSRRKSEDLFDDLTGDDPNLHDVAVQAEMRVKKDIPRGVISRGFHYSTAIEYPFLTEPYVASRYSDGSFPVLYGSVDLETTIYETAYHMAKFESQSEGIDEIIVRDRAVYLMHGRAVLIDLTNKGSDFSQLLSNEYSFTQQIGKRLSQEGHPGVMAPSARCQGINVVFFKIEVLSDPRMHCYLTYRLDPRSWTITVERQPGEVINIVEAARWIH
- a CDS encoding AAA family ATPase; protein product: MPTKIPVTGGPGTGKTTTLNLLGEEHTIVREVARDLIATQMKIEGGILPWTDLMTFQHMVHAVQKQRERGLTSGYVFLDRSHIDQLAYVDVFHSRQEEDDFINYNRQLVASANYAPFAFILEPIPDEIMEADPNYRKEDPALSLVIHEALEKVYTEYGIELLSVPFMSVAERVAFINTEARKRVPK